In the Thermosipho atlanticus DSM 15807 genome, TTTTGTTTATACGTTTCTTTATTTCTTTCTTAATCTCATTTTTAGTTTTCATATTTATTAAAAAGAAGTTTAATTTTAGGAATTTTGTTATTTTTGGAATACTTGGAATATTAAATTACGGCATTGCCGCTTATTTGTTCTTTTTTGGACTTCAATTTTTAAATCCTGCATATGCAACTGTTTTATTTTTTACTAATCCTGTCTTTGTATTACTGTTTCAAAAAATTTTTTATAAGGATAAAATTGGTACTTTTAATTGGATAGCTATAGTAACTTCTATATTAGGAGTATTTTTTGCCAATCTCGGCGAACAAAGTTTGGAAAAGGACGACGAGATCATAATTGGAACTTTGATTATAATCGCAGCAGCTATAATAAATGCACTTTTCATAACAGTAACTGGAAAAAAATTAAAAAATTTAACTTCAAATGTTTTTGAAAATGTCTTTTACACTTTTTTTGGAGTAACTTTGTACTATTTGTTGATTACATCGTTTACGAAAGAATTATCAACTATTAAGTTTGAATACGTTAGTTATGGTCTGTTACTCTCCATTTTTTCCACTTTCATACCATTAACTCTTAGTTTTTTCTCATTAAAAAAACTTAAATCACAAACAGTTGCAATTATAATGCCTCTAGAAATAGTT is a window encoding:
- a CDS encoding DMT family transporter, which gives rise to MHYLAAVLSSFSSSVTSIFGKLLFTIGASVSQILFIRFFISFLISFLVFIFIKKKFNFRNFVIFGILGILNYGIAAYLFFFGLQFLNPAYATVLFFTNPVFVLLFQKIFYKDKIGTFNWIAIVTSILGVFFANLGEQSLEKDDEIIIGTLIIIAAAIINALFITVTGKKLKNLTSNVFENVFYTFFGVTLYYLLITSFTKELSTIKFEYVSYGLLLSIFSTFIPLTLSFFSLKKLKSQTVAIIMPLEIVFASVLSLLIFGETFNLLKILGFILISTAPILENFK